From Bradyrhizobium sp. AZCC 1610:
GAAGAGCAGGGCGCCGCGACGCAGGAAATCTCGCGCAACGTGCAGCAGGCGGCGCAGGGAGCCACGCAGGTCGCGGGCAGCATCACCGATGTCAACCGCGGCGCGACCGATACCGGCGCGGCATCGACGCATGTGCACGGGCTGGCCCAGTCCCTGCTGGGACAGAGCAATCATCTCAAAGGTGAGGTGGAGAAATTCCTCTCGACCGTGCGCGCGGCGTGAGCTGATCAAAAATTATTATGAAGGACGATACGCGGGCGACGCCCGCGTATCCGAAACCCTCTTATCACATTCGCCCGGCATCAGACCAGCGACACCGGCGAAGCTTCGTCAGTGACAGCAGCAAGCGCTGCGTCAGTGACTGCGGAAGGCCGCGTCAGTGCACGCTGACGGCCTGAAGCTCGTTGCTCCATGCGTTGGCGATCGCAGCTTCGCGGCTGTCGGTCAGCATGATCGGGGTGCCGTCGGCGGCATGCAGCGCGAACAGTTTCAGTCCGGGCGCGATTTTCGGCGCCTGCGGAAACAGTCCCGGCACATCCTCGGAACGGACTTGTTTCACGTAGGCGATATGGCCTTCACCAAGATGGGCCAGCGCCTCAACGGAAACTTTTTCGGGTTCGAAGGTCACACTCACGTCACTCATGGTCTCGACTCCTTCTGGGTCTAAGCGGTCGAGTCCGCTACTTGTTCCATTATTCGTGCTCATTGATAGCAATTGTCTTAACGACCCTTTCAGGCTCCGGCCTGGCGAGGTCGATCGACAACAGCCCGTTTTTCAGATCCGCGCCCAGCACGTGCATCCCCTCCGCCAGCACGAAGGTGCGCTGGAAGTGGCGCGCGGCGATGCCGCGATGGATGTATTGCCGGGCCTTGTCGTCCTGCTGGCGGCCCCGGATCACGAGCTGGTTTTCCTCAATGGTCACATCGAGTTGGTCACGGGTAAAACCCGCCACCGCAAGCGTGATGCGTAAACGCTCGGGCTGGCCGTTGGCACGGTCACACCGCTCGATGTTGTAGGGAGGATAACCGTCGGCGCCTTTGACGACGCGATCAAGCGCACGCTCGATTTCGTCGAACCCAAGCAGGAACGGACTGGATAACGAAGGAACACGAGACATTACAAAGTCCTCTCGAAGCGACTTTGAGGGGCCCTTGCGGCGCCCCATTCAACCGGCCGGCCGACTTGCCGTCCGGTCACCAGGGAATATGGGGGTGATTTGGGAACGGTTCAAGCGCCTCTGAAAGCTGTGTAAATCGGCCGCGGCGGGGTTTTTCACGTCAGTTGGAGCTGGTTTCGCATCCCCGGAATAAGGGTCAGGAACCCACGCGCTTGCGGCCGTCGGCGGTAAACAAATGCAGCTTGTCGCTGGCGGCCACCGCCCTGATTCGCTCGCCGATGGCGGGACCGATGGCGCCGGGAATCCGCACGATCACCTCGCCCGGCGGCAGCTCGCCGGGGGTGGCGGCGACGCCCTGGATTTCCTGCTGCCTCGTACCGTAGACGAAGGTTTCGGCGCCGACCCGCTCGATCGCTTCCACCGTGAGGCCAAGCGCCACGCCGCCGGAAACCGTTTCGTTCGTGATGACGAAATCCTCAGGGCGAATGCCGAGAATGCCGGCCTCGGTGATGCGGATATCGCCGGCCAATTGCGATTTGATCTCGTCTGAGCGCAGCGGCATCAGATTCATCGGCGGCGCGCCGATGAAGGAGGCGACGAAGGTGGTCGCGGGCTTCTGGTAGATGTCGAGCGGATTGCCGATCTGCTCGACCTGGCCGCCGTTCATGACCACG
This genomic window contains:
- a CDS encoding DUF1150 family protein; translation: MSDVSVTFEPEKVSVEALAHLGEGHIAYVKQVRSEDVPGLFPQAPKIAPGLKLFALHAADGTPIMLTDSREAAIANAWSNELQAVSVH
- a CDS encoding Hsp20 family protein → MSRVPSLSSPFLLGFDEIERALDRVVKGADGYPPYNIERCDRANGQPERLRITLAVAGFTRDQLDVTIEENQLVIRGRQQDDKARQYIHRGIAARHFQRTFVLAEGMHVLGADLKNGLLSIDLARPEPERVVKTIAINEHE